In the Candidatus Delongbacteria bacterium genome, CTATAAAGTTAAAATTACAAGTGTAAATACAAGTAGTTTATATGACTATAGTGATACATTTACTATATCTCTAGCTCCATATATTACAGTTACAAACCCGACGAGTTCAACAATTTGGCAAGTGGGAAGTAGTGTCAGTATCCAATGGAGCGACAATATAAGTGAAAATGTTAAAATTGAACTCTACAAAGGTAGTAGTGCTGTTCAAACAATTTCTTCATCAACTTCAAGCAATGGAAGTTATAGTTGGACAGTTTCTACTAGTCTAACTCCTGGAAGTGATTATAAAGTTAAAATCACAAGTGTAAATAACAGTAGTTTGTATGACTATAGTGATACATTTACTATATCTCTAGCTCCATATATTACAGTTACAAATCCAACGAGTTCAACAACTTGGCAAATAGGAAGTAGTGTCAGTATCCAATGGAGCGACAATATAAATGAAAATGTTAAAATAGAACTGTACAAAGGTAGTAGCATAGTTCAAACAATTTCTTCATCAACATCAAGCAATGGAAGTTATAGCTGGACTGTACCGACAAGTCTAACTCCTGGAAGTGACTATAAAGTTAAAATCACAAGTGTAAATACAAGTAGTTTATATGATTACAGTGATACTTTTATGATTACGGATTTGATATTCGTCCAAGGAGGAACTTTCCAGATGGGTGATCGGCTTGATGAAGGATATGCAGATGAAAAACCTGCTCATGATGTTACTCTGTCAAATTTCTTCATCGGAAAATACGAAGTAACACAAGCAGAGTGGCAATCAGTAATGACGGGTAATACAAATGGAATATCTGCAACTCCATCTTATTCCACAGGTTCAGATAAGCCAGTTGAGCAAGTAAGCTGGTATGAAATTATGGTATTTTGTAACAGAAAAAGTATTCAGGAAGGGTTAACTGCTGTTTATAGTATAAGTGGGTCTACTAATCCGAGTACCTGGGGAACTGCACCGACGAATAATAACTCAACTTGGAGCGCAGCTATCTGTGAATGGTCAGCAAATGGATATAGGCTACCAACTGAAGCTGAATGGGAATATGCAGCAAGAGGTGGAATAAATCATACAGATAATCTAAGGTTTTCAGGATGTCACGAGGTAGCGGAACTTCCAGATTATGCTTGGTATTATCCTAATAGTGGTCATCAAACTCATGATGTTGGAACTAGACTACCTAACCAACTAGGAATTTGTGATATGTCCGGGAATGTATGGGAATGGAGTTGGGATTGGTATGAAGGTTATAGTGGTAATTCACAGCAAGATCCGCATGGACCAAACAATGGTAGTCACCGCATTTTGCGTGGCGGTTTTTTTTACGCTGGCGATCTTAACTGTCGTGTTGCAGGTCCTCGTGCCGGCAATCCCCCTTTTGATCGTACCGACAACCTCGGGTTTCGATTATCGAGGACTGAATAGTTTACACTTTGCTCTTTACTCTTTTACCCTTTTCTTTTTGCTACTTTTTCTTTTTCTAAAAGAAAAAGTAGTCGCGTTGATTTGATTAAGAATTGAAATGATGGAACTGGATAATTCGGGATACTCACCCCCTTTTTCCCCAAAGGGCAGGCACGAGACCTTGCCCCTACGATTTCAATGTACGGGCACATCGCAATGTGCCCCAACAGGGGGATTTTTAAGACTTGATGTCTGACACCTCAAAGATGGCTGCTATCTGGGGTTTAAAATACAAGATGACAGCCACTTTAAAAGTGGCAGCCATCTGGAAATAAAAAACGGAATCTTCAAAGGAAGTCTCTTCTTCGTGAGAAACTCCCTTTTCCGGACTTCCTCGCTTGCAGGGAGTTCGGTAAAAGTGTAAAAGGAAGAAGTCAGAACCATGATAAAGGAATAATACGCCTCCTTCGGAGACGATTTTTTTCATATTACCTCCAAGTTTAGTTTCACTCAACATGGAGCTATTTAGATTTGCCTACTTTGTAGGCGGGAATATAATTTATTATCAAACCTTTTATAATAACCATACAGGATTTAACGACAATTTTAGTAAAACCTCGAAGAGGTTTAATTTTGAATAGCCCCTGATGTGTGTCACACAATCTGGGGTTTGGAATGTAGAATTTGCATTATAACATGGAGATGGGCGAATACAGGAATTCACCCTAAATTGTAGGGTATTTTATCAATTGATAATCTTTTATTGTATTTCAACTACAAACTAACATATTTTTTGTATATTAAATTGTTGAGATTATCTTTAGGAGCATGAAATGGACACAATAGAAGTTTTACAAACTATCAATAAGTTGACGACTTCACCCACAAATCTAAATGATCAAACCAAAAGTGAAGTTTTGAAATTACTTGATATAATAAAAGAAGACTGCAAAAAAACAGGTAAGAGGGTTTCGTTATACTCAAAATATATGGGCCCATCGATAGAAAGTATCTGTTTTTATAGTGATCAAGTAAATAATAATCAGCGATCAAGATATCATATTGGTGTAATTGATGTGGTTTTTCTTTTTGATATTCTTGAAAAATATCATGAAATGATTGATAGATTCTTTTTTCATATCAGAGATTTAAGATTTTTTTGTAATCAAGATGGATATGAAGATTTTGTTAAGAAAATAGTAGATAAGTATGAAAACATAAAATTTGGAATTTATGGGGCTGGTAGTGGAAACTACTGTGAGGATATGGATATCTTCAGATCTATGAGAGTATATTTTGTATTTGATTATTCAAAAGTAGATAGCTATTTTGAAGATGGTGTTAGATTTCTAATGATGGATATTTCCATAACT is a window encoding:
- a CDS encoding SUMF1/EgtB/PvdO family nonheme iron enzyme; the encoded protein is PGSDYKVKITSVNTSSLYDYSDTFTVSLAPDITVTNPTSSTTWQMGSSVSIQWIDNISENVKIELYKGSSAVQTISSSTASNGSYSWTVPTTLTAGTDYKVKITSVNNSSLYDYSDTFTISLAPYITVTNPTSSTTWQMGSSTSIQWNDNISENVKIELFKGSSLVQTISSSASSNGSYSWTVPTSLTSGTDYKVKITSVNSSSLYDYSDTFTISLAPYITVTNPTSSTTWQMGSSVSIQWSDNISENVKIELYKGSIAVQTLSSSTSSNGSYSWTVPTSLNAGTDYKVKITSVNTSSLYDYSDTFTISLAPYITVTNPTSSTIWQVGSSVSIQWSDNISENVKIELYKGSSAVQTISSSTSSNGSYSWTVSTSLTPGSDYKVKITSVNNSSLYDYSDTFTISLAPYITVTNPTSSTTWQIGSSVSIQWSDNINENVKIELYKGSSIVQTISSSTSSNGSYSWTVPTSLTPGSDYKVKITSVNTSSLYDYSDTFMITDLIFVQGGTFQMGDRLDEGYADEKPAHDVTLSNFFIGKYEVTQAEWQSVMTGNTNGISATPSYSTGSDKPVEQVSWYEIMVFCNRKSIQEGLTAVYSISGSTNPSTWGTAPTNNNSTWSAAICEWSANGYRLPTEAEWEYAARGGINHTDNLRFSGCHEVAELPDYAWYYPNSGHQTHDVGTRLPNQLGICDMSGNVWEWSWDWYEGYSGNSQQDPHGPNNGSHRILRGGFFYAGDLNCRVAGPRAGNPPFDRTDNLGFRLSRTE